A portion of the Enterobacter sp. SA187 genome contains these proteins:
- a CDS encoding SLC13 family permease, which translates to MNGELIWVLCLLGVAIVLFATGKVRMDAVALLVIIAFVLSGTLTLSEAFSGFSDPNVILIAALFVMGDGLVRTGVATSMGAWLVKVAGSSETRMLVMLMITVAGLGAFMSSTGVVAIFIPVVLSVSIRMKISPSRLMMPLSFAGLISGMMTLVATPPNLVVNSELLREGLTGFNFFSVTPLGLAILGLGILYMLIMRFALKGEQPEHQRDGWKRRTFRDLIKEYRLTGRARRLAIRPGSPMIGQRLDDLKLRERYGANVIGVERWRHFRRVMVNVNGVSEFRARDVLLIDMSAADVDLREFCSEQQLEPMILRGEYFSDQALDVGMAEVSLIPNSELIGKTVREIGFRSRYGLNVVGIKRDGSALEGAIVDEPLALGDIFLVIGNWKLISALGQKGRDFVVLNMPVEESDASPAHSQAPHAIFCLVLMIALMLTDEIPNPIAAIIACLLMGKFRCIDAESAWKAIHWPSIILIVGMMPFALALQKTGGVDLAVKGLMQFGGGYGPHMMLLCLFVLCATIGLFISNTATAVLMAPIALATAKSMELSPYPFAMMVAMAASAAFMTPVSSPVNTLVLGPGNYKFSDFVKIGVPFTLIVMVVCVVLIPVLFPF; encoded by the coding sequence GTGAACGGGGAATTAATTTGGGTTCTTTGCCTTCTGGGCGTGGCCATTGTACTTTTTGCTACCGGCAAGGTGCGCATGGATGCCGTCGCGCTGCTGGTGATCATCGCCTTCGTACTTAGTGGAACCTTAACGCTCAGCGAAGCCTTTTCCGGCTTCAGCGATCCTAACGTCATTCTTATCGCCGCGCTCTTTGTGATGGGCGACGGTCTGGTACGTACCGGCGTCGCCACCAGTATGGGCGCGTGGCTGGTTAAGGTGGCGGGCAGCAGCGAAACCAGAATGCTGGTGATGTTGATGATCACCGTTGCGGGCCTCGGCGCCTTCATGAGCTCAACCGGCGTGGTCGCCATATTTATTCCCGTCGTGCTCAGCGTCTCCATACGCATGAAAATCTCGCCGTCGCGGTTGATGATGCCGCTCAGCTTTGCCGGGCTTATCAGCGGCATGATGACGCTGGTCGCCACACCGCCGAACCTGGTGGTGAACAGCGAATTGTTGCGCGAGGGGCTGACGGGCTTTAACTTTTTCAGCGTCACGCCGCTGGGGCTGGCGATCCTCGGGCTTGGCATCCTGTACATGCTGATAATGCGCTTTGCGCTGAAAGGCGAGCAGCCGGAGCATCAGCGCGACGGCTGGAAGCGCCGCACCTTTCGCGACTTAATTAAAGAGTATCGCCTGACCGGGCGCGCACGGCGTCTGGCGATCCGCCCCGGCTCGCCGATGATCGGCCAGCGGCTGGACGATCTGAAACTGCGCGAGCGCTACGGCGCGAACGTCATCGGCGTCGAGCGCTGGCGGCATTTTCGCCGCGTGATGGTCAACGTTAACGGCGTGTCGGAATTCCGCGCCCGCGATGTGCTGCTGATCGATATGTCGGCGGCGGATGTTGATTTGCGTGAGTTTTGCAGCGAGCAGCAGCTGGAGCCGATGATCCTGCGCGGCGAGTATTTTTCCGACCAGGCGCTGGATGTGGGCATGGCGGAAGTGTCGTTGATCCCCAATTCCGAGCTTATCGGTAAAACGGTACGTGAAATCGGCTTTCGCAGTCGTTACGGCCTGAACGTGGTGGGTATCAAGCGCGACGGCAGCGCCCTTGAGGGGGCCATCGTCGATGAGCCGCTGGCGCTGGGGGATATTTTTCTGGTGATCGGCAACTGGAAGCTGATTTCCGCGCTGGGGCAGAAGGGCCGCGATTTTGTGGTGCTGAATATGCCGGTGGAGGAGAGCGATGCCTCCCCCGCGCACAGCCAGGCGCCCCATGCCATTTTTTGTCTGGTGCTGATGATCGCCCTGATGCTGACCGATGAGATCCCCAATCCCATCGCGGCCATTATCGCCTGTCTGCTGATGGGCAAGTTCCGCTGTATCGACGCGGAAAGCGCCTGGAAAGCCATTCACTGGCCGAGCATTATTCTTATCGTCGGCATGATGCCCTTTGCGCTGGCGCTGCAAAAGACCGGCGGCGTGGATCTGGCAGTAAAAGGGCTGATGCAGTTCGGCGGCGGCTACGGGCCGCACATGATGCTGCTTTGTCTGTTTGTCCTCTGCGCCACCATTGGCCTTTTTATTTCCAATACCGCCACGGCGGTACTGATGGCGCCTATTGCGCTGGCGACTGCCAAATCCATGGAATTATCGCCATACCCCTTCGCCATGATGGTGGCGATGGCGGCCTCTGCCGCCTTTATGACGCCGGTCTCCTCGCCGGTGAATACCTTAGTGCTGGGACCGGGGAATTATAAGTTCAGCGATTTTGTGAAGATTGGCGTGCCGTTCACCCTGATCGTGATGGTGGTGTGCGTAGTGTTGATCCCGGTGTTGTTCCCGTTTTGA
- a CDS encoding sugar phosphatase, with protein sequence MPVLCKGFLFDLDGTLVDSLPAVERAWCNWADRFGIAHDEVLNFIHGKQAITSLRHFMKGRSEEEIAAEFTRLEGIEASDTTGIIALPGAVALLTHLDALDIPWAIVTSGSMPVARARHQAAGLPSPKVFVTAEQVKRGKPEPDAYLLGAELLGLPAENCVVVEDASAGILSGLAAGCHVISVNAPENSPRLDEVDFALQSLEALVITRRPDGEVEVQINA encoded by the coding sequence CTGCCTGTGCTGTGTAAAGGATTTTTGTTTGACCTGGATGGCACGCTGGTGGACTCGCTGCCAGCCGTTGAGCGGGCGTGGTGTAACTGGGCGGACCGTTTTGGCATCGCGCATGACGAGGTGCTGAATTTCATCCACGGCAAACAGGCCATCACCTCGCTGCGTCACTTTATGAAAGGACGCAGTGAAGAGGAGATCGCCGCGGAATTCACCCGTCTGGAAGGCATCGAAGCCAGCGACACCACCGGTATCATCGCGCTGCCGGGGGCGGTGGCGCTGCTGACGCATCTCGACGCGCTGGACATTCCCTGGGCGATCGTGACGTCCGGATCGATGCCGGTCGCCCGTGCGCGGCATCAGGCCGCCGGTTTACCCTCGCCGAAAGTATTTGTCACCGCCGAACAGGTGAAACGCGGCAAACCGGAGCCGGACGCCTATCTGCTGGGAGCGGAGCTGCTCGGCCTGCCAGCGGAAAACTGTGTGGTGGTGGAAGATGCCTCCGCCGGGATCCTCTCCGGGCTGGCGGCGGGCTGCCATGTCATTTCCGTTAACGCCCCGGAAAACTCACCGCGTCTTGATGAAGTGGATTTTGCGCTGCAAAGCCTGGAGGCGCTGGTCATCACCCGGCGGCCGGACGGTGAAGTAGAAGTACAAATTAACGCCTGA
- a CDS encoding YfbU family protein, producing the protein MEMTNAQRLILSNQYKMMTMLDPNNAERYRRLQTIVERGFGLQMRELDREFGELSEETCRVVIDIMEMYHALHVSWTNLKDAQTIDERRVTFLGFDAATESRYLSYVRFMVNTEGRYTDFDAGTHGFNAQTPMWEKYQRMLGAWHACPRQYHLSANEINQIINA; encoded by the coding sequence ATGGAAATGACCAACGCCCAACGCCTGATCCTGTCGAATCAGTACAAAATGATGACCATGCTGGATCCCAATAATGCCGAGCGTTACCGCCGTCTGCAAACCATCGTGGAACGCGGCTTTGGCCTGCAAATGCGCGAACTGGATCGTGAATTCGGCGAGCTGTCGGAAGAGACCTGCCGGGTGGTGATCGACATTATGGAGATGTATCACGCGCTGCACGTATCCTGGACCAACCTGAAAGACGCGCAGACGATTGACGAGCGTCGGGTCACTTTTCTCGGCTTCGATGCGGCGACAGAATCCCGTTACCTCAGCTATGTTCGCTTTATGGTGAACACCGAAGGGCGTTACACCGATTTCGATGCCGGTACGCATGGCTTCAATGCACAAACCCCGATGTGGGAAAAATACCAGCGTATGCTGGGCGCATGGCATGCCTGCCCGCGTCAGTACCATCTGAGCGCCAACGAAATTAACCAGATTATTAACGCCTGA
- the yfbV gene encoding terminus macrodomain insulation protein YfbV — protein MSAPEDRHVSFFSLFRRGQHYAKTWPMEKSLAPLFVENRTIRVTRYAIRFMPPLAVFTLCWQIALGGQLGPAVATALFALSLPMQGLWWLGKRSVTPLPPSILQWFYEVRGKLQEAGQALAPVEGKPDYQALADTLKRAFKQLDKTFLDDL, from the coding sequence ATGTCTGCACCTGAAGATCGCCATGTGAGCTTTTTCAGCCTGTTTCGTCGGGGACAGCATTATGCGAAAACCTGGCCCATGGAAAAGAGCCTCGCTCCGCTTTTTGTTGAAAACCGCACGATCCGCGTTACGCGCTACGCCATTCGCTTTATGCCGCCCCTCGCGGTATTCACCCTTTGCTGGCAGATCGCCCTTGGCGGTCAACTTGGTCCGGCGGTGGCCACCGCGCTTTTTGCGCTGAGCCTGCCGATGCAGGGCCTGTGGTGGCTGGGCAAGCGTTCGGTCACGCCATTACCGCCCTCCATTCTGCAATGGTTTTATGAAGTGCGGGGCAAACTCCAGGAGGCCGGGCAGGCGCTGGCCCCTGTTGAAGGCAAACCCGATTATCAGGCGCTGGCTGACACGCTTAAGCGCGCCTTCAAACAACTGGATAAAACTTTCCTGGATGATTTGTAA
- the ackA gene encoding acetate kinase — translation MSSKLVLVLNCGSSSLKFAIIDAVNGEEYLSGLAECFHLPEARLKWKMDGNKQEAALGAGAAHSEALNFIVNTILAQKPELSAQLTAIGHRIVHGGEKFTSSVIIDESVIQGIKDAAPFAPLHNPAHLIGITEALKSFPHLKDKNVAVFDTAFHQTMPEESYLYALPYNLYKEHGVRRYGFHGTSHYFVTQEAAKMLNKPVAELNIITCHLGNGGSVSAIRNGECVDTSMGLTPLEGLVMGTRTGDLDPAIIFFLHDNLGMSVDDINTMLTKQSGLLGLTEVTSDCRYVEDNYAEKADAKRAMDVYCHRLAKYIGSYTALMDGRLDAVVFTGGIGENAAMVRELSLGKLGVLGFDVDHERNLAARFGKSGFINKEGTTPAMVIPTNEELVIAQDANRLTA, via the coding sequence ATGTCGAGTAAGTTAGTACTGGTTCTGAACTGCGGTAGCTCCTCACTGAAATTCGCAATTATCGATGCTGTAAACGGTGAAGAGTACCTTTCTGGTTTAGCCGAATGTTTCCATCTTCCTGAAGCCCGCCTGAAATGGAAAATGGACGGCAATAAACAAGAAGCGGCTTTAGGTGCAGGTGCCGCTCACAGTGAAGCGCTGAACTTTATCGTTAACACTATTCTGGCACAAAAACCAGAACTGTCTGCGCAGCTGACCGCGATTGGTCACCGTATCGTCCACGGCGGTGAAAAATTCACCAGCTCCGTAATCATCGACGAGTCCGTGATCCAGGGTATCAAAGACGCCGCGCCGTTCGCACCGCTGCATAACCCGGCTCATCTGATCGGCATTACCGAAGCACTGAAATCCTTCCCGCATCTGAAAGACAAAAACGTGGCAGTGTTCGACACCGCGTTCCATCAGACCATGCCGGAAGAGTCTTACCTCTATGCCCTGCCGTACAACCTGTACAAAGAGCACGGCGTTCGTCGTTACGGTTTCCACGGCACCAGCCACTACTTCGTGACGCAAGAAGCGGCCAAAATGCTGAACAAGCCGGTAGCAGAACTGAACATCATCACCTGCCACCTGGGTAACGGCGGTTCTGTTTCCGCTATCCGCAACGGCGAGTGTGTCGATACTTCCATGGGTCTGACCCCGCTGGAAGGCCTGGTAATGGGCACCCGTACCGGTGACCTGGATCCGGCTATTATCTTCTTCCTGCACGATAACCTGGGCATGAGCGTTGATGACATCAACACCATGCTGACCAAACAGTCCGGCCTGCTGGGTCTGACCGAAGTCACCAGCGACTGCCGTTATGTTGAAGACAACTACGCAGAAAAAGCGGACGCTAAACGTGCAATGGACGTTTACTGCCACCGTCTGGCGAAATACATCGGCTCTTACACTGCGCTGATGGACGGCCGTCTGGACGCCGTTGTCTTCACCGGCGGTATCGGTGAAAACGCCGCAATGGTGCGTGAACTGTCCCTGGGCAAACTGGGCGTTCTGGGCTTCGATGTTGATCATGAACGTAACCTGGCTGCCCGCTTCGGCAAATCCGGTTTCATCAACAAAGAAGGCACCACCCCGGCGATGGTTATCCCGACCAACGAAGAGCTGGTCATCGCACAAGACGCTAACCGTCTGACTGCCTGA
- the pta gene encoding phosphate acetyltransferase — protein sequence MSRIIMLIPTGTSVGLTSVSLGVIRAMERKGVRLSVFKPIAQPRAGGDAPDQTTTIVRANSGLPAAEPLKMSHVESLLSSNQKDVLMEEIIARYHESAKDAEVVLVEGLVPTRKHQFAQSLNYEIAKTLNAEIVFVMSQGTDTAEQIKERIELTRSSFGGAKNANITGVIVNKLNAPVDEQGRTRPDLSEIFDDSSKAQVSNIDPTQLQHSSALPVLGAVPWSFDLIATRAIDMARHLNATIVNEGDINTRRVKSVTFCARSIPHMLEHFRPGSLLVTSADRPDVLVAACLAAMNGVEIGAILLTGAYEMDARVAKLCERAFATGLPVFMVNTNTWQTSLSLQSFNLEVPADDHQRIEKVQEYVASYINADWIESLTATSERSRRLSPPAFRYQLTELARQAGKRVVLPEGDEPRTVKAAAICAERGIATCVLLGNPDEINRVAASQGVELGAGIEIVDPEVVRESYVARLVELRKNKGMTEAVAREQLEDNVVLGTLMLEQDEVDGLVSGAVHTTANTIRPPLQLIKTAPGSSLVSSVFFMLLPEQVYVYGDCAINPDPTAEQLAEIAIQSADSAVAFGIEPRVAMLSYSTGNSGAGSDVEKVREATRIAQEKRPDLVIDGPLQYDAAVMADVAKSKAPNSPVAGRATVFIFPDLNTGNTTYKAVQRSADLISIGPMLQGMRKPVNDLSRGALVDDIVYTIALTAIQSSQQQ from the coding sequence GTGTCCCGTATTATTATGCTCATCCCTACCGGAACCAGCGTCGGCCTGACCAGCGTCAGCCTCGGTGTGATCCGTGCAATGGAACGCAAAGGCGTTCGTCTGAGCGTGTTCAAACCTATCGCCCAGCCGCGCGCTGGCGGCGATGCCCCTGACCAGACCACCACCATCGTGCGCGCAAACTCCGGCCTGCCGGCTGCGGAACCGCTGAAAATGAGCCACGTGGAATCTCTGCTCTCCAGCAACCAGAAAGATGTGCTGATGGAAGAGATCATCGCCCGCTACCACGAAAGCGCGAAAGACGCGGAAGTGGTGCTGGTTGAAGGCCTGGTGCCGACGCGTAAGCATCAGTTCGCCCAGTCGCTGAACTATGAAATCGCCAAAACCCTGAATGCCGAAATCGTGTTTGTCATGTCCCAGGGCACCGATACGGCGGAGCAGATCAAAGAGCGTATTGAACTGACCCGCAGCAGCTTCGGCGGCGCGAAAAACGCCAACATTACCGGCGTTATCGTTAACAAGCTGAATGCCCCGGTTGACGAGCAGGGTCGTACCCGCCCGGATCTGTCCGAGATTTTCGACGACTCTTCCAAAGCGCAGGTCAGCAATATCGATCCGACCCAGCTGCAACACTCCAGCGCGCTGCCAGTGCTGGGCGCAGTGCCGTGGAGCTTCGATCTGATCGCCACCCGTGCTATCGATATGGCGCGTCACCTGAACGCCACCATCGTTAACGAAGGCGACATCAATACCCGCCGCGTGAAGTCCGTGACTTTCTGCGCGCGCAGCATTCCGCACATGCTGGAACATTTCCGTCCGGGCTCCCTGCTGGTGACGTCTGCAGACCGTCCTGACGTGCTGGTGGCCGCCTGCCTCGCCGCGATGAACGGCGTGGAAATCGGCGCTATCCTGCTGACCGGCGCTTATGAAATGGACGCCCGCGTCGCCAAACTGTGTGAACGTGCTTTCGCCACCGGCCTGCCGGTATTCATGGTGAACACCAACACCTGGCAGACCTCCCTGAGCCTGCAAAGCTTCAACCTCGAAGTGCCGGCTGATGACCACCAGCGTATCGAGAAAGTTCAGGAATACGTTGCCAGCTACATCAATGCTGACTGGATCGAGTCCCTGACCGCCACCTCCGAGCGTAGCCGTCGTCTCTCTCCGCCAGCGTTCCGCTATCAGCTGACCGAGCTGGCCCGTCAGGCTGGCAAACGCGTTGTGCTGCCGGAAGGCGACGAGCCGCGTACCGTTAAAGCGGCTGCCATCTGCGCAGAGCGCGGCATCGCCACCTGTGTGCTGCTGGGTAACCCGGACGAAATCAACCGCGTTGCGGCATCCCAGGGCGTAGAGCTGGGCGCTGGCATTGAAATCGTCGATCCGGAAGTGGTGCGTGAAAGCTACGTTGCCCGTCTGGTTGAGCTGCGTAAGAACAAAGGCATGACCGAAGCCGTTGCCCGCGAACAGCTGGAAGACAACGTGGTGCTGGGTACGCTGATGCTGGAGCAGGACGAAGTTGACGGTCTGGTTTCCGGTGCGGTTCACACCACCGCGAACACCATCCGTCCGCCGTTACAGCTGATCAAAACCGCGCCGGGTAGCTCGCTGGTCTCTTCCGTGTTCTTCATGCTGCTGCCGGAACAGGTTTATGTTTACGGTGACTGCGCGATCAACCCGGATCCGACCGCTGAACAGCTGGCAGAGATCGCTATCCAGTCCGCTGACTCCGCCGTGGCCTTCGGTATCGAGCCGCGCGTGGCAATGCTCTCCTACTCCACCGGTAACTCTGGTGCAGGTAGCGACGTAGAGAAAGTCCGCGAAGCGACCCGTATCGCTCAGGAAAAACGTCCGGATCTGGTTATCGACGGTCCGTTGCAGTATGACGCAGCAGTAATGGCTGACGTGGCGAAATCCAAAGCGCCGAACTCGCCGGTTGCGGGTCGTGCTACCGTGTTCATCTTCCCGGATCTGAATACCGGTAACACCACTTACAAAGCGGTACAGCGTTCTGCCGACCTGATCTCCATCGGGCCGATGCTGCAGGGTATGCGTAAGCCGGTGAACGACCTGTCCCGTGGCGCGCTGGTAGACGATATTGTCTACACCATCGCCCTGACGGCGATCCAGTCTTCGCAGCAGCAGTAA
- a CDS encoding transketolase family protein — MIKLAPVGGKDAVEMRKVYAGFVAEQIESGSDIIALEADLMSSMAMDGVHKRYPQHVINCGIMEANVIGTAAGLSLTGRKPFVHTFTAFASRRCFDQLFMALDYQRNNVKVIASDAGVTACHNGGTHMSFEDMGIVRGLAHSVVLEVTDAVMFDDVLRQLMTLDGFYWLRTIRKQAATVYAPGSVFTIGKGNVLRDGSDITLIANGIMVAEALQAAETLAQEGVSAAVIDMFTLKPIDRMLIKNYAEKTGKVVTCENHSIHNGLGSAVAEVLVETCPVPMRRVGVKGRYGQVGTQDFLQKEYGLTAQDIVTAARELL; from the coding sequence ATGATTAAGCTCGCACCCGTCGGGGGAAAAGACGCCGTTGAAATGCGTAAAGTGTACGCCGGATTTGTGGCAGAGCAGATTGAGAGCGGCAGCGATATTATCGCGCTGGAAGCGGATTTGATGAGTTCCATGGCGATGGATGGCGTGCACAAGCGTTATCCGCAGCACGTGATCAACTGCGGCATCATGGAAGCTAACGTCATCGGCACCGCGGCGGGGCTTTCCCTCACTGGGCGTAAACCCTTTGTGCATACCTTTACCGCCTTCGCCAGCCGTCGCTGTTTCGATCAGCTGTTTATGGCGCTGGACTATCAGCGCAATAACGTGAAGGTTATTGCCTCAGATGCGGGGGTGACCGCCTGTCACAATGGCGGCACCCACATGTCCTTCGAGGATATGGGCATTGTGCGCGGGCTGGCGCACTCGGTGGTGCTGGAAGTTACCGACGCGGTGATGTTCGATGATGTGCTGCGCCAGCTGATGACGCTCGACGGCTTTTACTGGCTGCGCACCATCCGTAAACAGGCGGCGACGGTTTATGCGCCCGGCTCGGTTTTTACCATCGGCAAAGGCAACGTGCTGCGCGATGGCAGCGACATCACGCTTATCGCGAACGGCATTATGGTGGCGGAAGCGTTGCAAGCCGCAGAGACGCTGGCGCAGGAGGGTGTCAGCGCGGCGGTGATCGACATGTTCACGCTAAAACCCATTGACCGGATGCTGATCAAAAACTACGCCGAGAAAACCGGCAAAGTGGTGACCTGTGAAAACCACAGTATTCACAACGGACTGGGTTCTGCGGTGGCGGAAGTGCTGGTGGAAACCTGCCCGGTGCCGATGCGTCGCGTCGGGGTTAAAGGGCGGTACGGCCAGGTGGGCACCCAGGATTTCCTGCAAAAAGAGTATGGCCTGACGGCGCAGGATATTGTCACGGCGGCGCGGGAGTTGTTGTAA
- a CDS encoding transketolase yields MSSIAELTQLAREIRIATLKSLTTLGFGHYGGSMSVVETLAVLYGEVMRIDPADPDWPQRDYFVLSKGHAGPALYSTLAIKGYFPLEELQTLNQNGTRLPSHPDRLKTRGVDATTGSLGQGISIAGGMALSHKLAGRANRVFCIVGDGELNEGQCWEAFQFIAHHRLNNLTVFVDWNKQQLDGELDEIICAFDLEGKFRAFGYDVYTVKGDDIAGLLEVVAPRPAAEARPRVVILDSIKGQGVPYLEQLGNSHHLRLTDEMKQALDQTIAQLEAAHD; encoded by the coding sequence ATGAGCAGTATTGCAGAACTGACGCAGCTGGCGCGGGAGATCCGCATCGCCACCCTGAAATCACTGACCACGCTGGGTTTCGGGCATTACGGCGGCAGCATGTCGGTGGTGGAAACCCTGGCGGTATTGTACGGCGAAGTGATGCGTATCGATCCGGCGGATCCCGACTGGCCGCAGCGTGATTACTTCGTCCTGTCGAAGGGGCATGCCGGGCCGGCGCTCTACAGTACTCTCGCCATTAAGGGCTATTTCCCGCTTGAGGAGTTGCAGACCCTTAATCAGAACGGCACACGCCTGCCAAGCCACCCGGATCGGCTGAAAACCCGCGGCGTGGATGCGACCACCGGCTCGCTGGGGCAGGGGATCTCCATCGCGGGCGGCATGGCGTTATCCCATAAGCTGGCCGGGCGCGCGAACCGGGTGTTCTGCATCGTCGGCGACGGCGAGCTGAACGAAGGCCAGTGCTGGGAGGCGTTCCAGTTTATCGCTCATCACCGGCTGAATAACCTGACGGTATTTGTCGACTGGAACAAACAGCAGCTGGACGGCGAGCTGGACGAGATCATCTGCGCCTTCGATCTGGAGGGGAAATTCCGCGCCTTCGGCTATGACGTTTATACCGTTAAAGGCGACGACATTGCCGGGCTGCTGGAGGTAGTGGCGCCGCGACCGGCGGCGGAGGCGCGCCCCAGGGTGGTGATCCTCGACAGCATCAAGGGCCAGGGCGTGCCTTATCTGGAACAGCTCGGCAATTCACACCATTTACGCCTGACGGATGAGATGAAGCAGGCGCTGGATCAGACCATCGCACAACTGGAGGCCGCGCATGATTAA
- a CDS encoding PTS ascorbate transporter subunit IIC, with amino-acid sequence MFILETLNFIVDILKVPSVLVGLIALIGLVAQKKSFSDVVKGTVKTILGFIVLGGGATVLVGSLNPLGGMFEHAFNIQGIIPNNEAIVSIALEKYGASTALIMAFGMVANIIVARFTRLKYIFLTGHHTFYMACMIGVILTVAGFEGVGLVFTGSLILGLVMAFFPAIAQRYMRRITGTDDIGFGHFGTLGYVLAGWIGSVCGKGSRSTEEMNLPKNLSFLRDSSISISLTMIIIYLIMAVCAGREYIESTISGGQNFLVYAIIQAITFAAGVFIILQGVRLILAEIVPAFTGFSEKLVPNARPALDCPVVYPYAPNAVLIGFLFSFLGGLVGLFLLGQMKLVLILPGVVPHFFTGATAGVFGNATGGRRGAMLGAFANGLLITFLPVLLLPVLGAIGFANTTFSDADFGVIGIVLGNLARYLSPLAITGLVVALFAALVAWNLFARKKPAAGDTQPNSGAKL; translated from the coding sequence ATGTTTATCCTTGAAACGCTCAATTTTATTGTTGATATACTGAAAGTGCCGTCAGTGCTGGTGGGCTTAATTGCCTTAATTGGTCTGGTGGCGCAGAAAAAATCCTTTTCGGATGTGGTTAAAGGCACGGTTAAAACCATTCTCGGTTTTATTGTGCTGGGCGGCGGTGCCACGGTATTAGTGGGATCGCTTAATCCATTAGGCGGTATGTTTGAACACGCTTTTAATATTCAGGGGATCATTCCAAATAACGAGGCGATTGTTTCCATTGCGCTGGAAAAATATGGCGCATCGACGGCGCTGATCATGGCCTTTGGTATGGTCGCCAATATTATCGTCGCGCGCTTTACGCGGCTGAAGTACATCTTCCTCACCGGGCACCATACGTTTTACATGGCCTGTATGATCGGCGTGATCCTTACCGTCGCCGGGTTTGAAGGCGTCGGGCTGGTATTTACCGGCTCGCTGATTTTAGGTCTGGTGATGGCCTTCTTCCCGGCCATTGCCCAGCGCTATATGCGGCGTATTACCGGCACCGACGACATCGGCTTTGGTCACTTCGGCACCCTGGGTTATGTGCTGGCTGGCTGGATCGGCAGCGTCTGCGGTAAGGGCTCGCGTTCAACGGAAGAGATGAACCTGCCGAAGAACCTGAGCTTTTTACGCGACAGCTCTATCTCCATCTCGCTCACCATGATCATTATTTATCTCATCATGGCGGTTTGTGCCGGACGTGAATATATCGAAAGCACCATTAGCGGCGGACAGAACTTCCTCGTGTACGCCATTATTCAGGCCATCACCTTTGCCGCCGGGGTATTTATCATTCTCCAGGGCGTGCGTCTGATCCTCGCGGAAATTGTTCCGGCATTTACCGGCTTTTCAGAAAAACTGGTGCCCAATGCCCGCCCGGCGCTGGATTGCCCGGTGGTTTATCCGTATGCGCCCAACGCCGTGCTGATCGGTTTCCTGTTCAGCTTCCTCGGCGGGCTGGTGGGGCTGTTCCTGCTCGGTCAGATGAAACTGGTGCTGATCCTGCCGGGCGTGGTGCCGCACTTCTTTACCGGTGCCACCGCAGGCGTGTTTGGTAACGCTACCGGCGGACGGCGTGGCGCGATGCTGGGCGCGTTTGCCAACGGGCTGTTAATTACCTTCCTGCCAGTGCTGCTGTTGCCGGTGCTGGGGGCCATCGGTTTCGCCAATACCACCTTCTCGGACGCGGATTTCGGCGTGATCGGCATCGTGCTGGGCAATCTGGCGCGCTATCTCTCACCGCTGGCGATCACCGGGCTGGTGGTGGCGCTGTTCGCCGCGCTGGTGGCGTGGAATCTGTTTGCACGAAAAAAACCTGCGGCTGGCGACACGCAGCCCAATAGCGGAGCGAAATTATGA
- a CDS encoding PTS sugar transporter subunit IIB — protein MKIMAICGSGLGSSFMVEMNIKKVLKKLNIEAEVEHSDLSSATPGAADLFVMAKDIAASASVPDNQLVVINNIIDINELETKLQTYFANR, from the coding sequence ATGAAAATTATGGCAATTTGCGGATCCGGCCTCGGCAGCAGTTTTATGGTCGAAATGAATATTAAAAAAGTGCTCAAAAAGCTGAATATTGAGGCGGAGGTGGAACACTCCGATCTCTCCTCCGCCACGCCAGGGGCAGCCGATCTGTTCGTGATGGCGAAAGACATCGCCGCCAGCGCCAGCGTGCCGGACAACCAGCTGGTGGTCATCAACAATATTATCGATATTAATGAGCTGGAAACCAAGCTCCAGACTTATTTTGCCAACCGGTAA
- a CDS encoding PTS sugar transporter subunit IIA → MLETWLNGPTIQRRERVDDWQQALAICAQPLLDAGVITADYVPAIISQQQALGAYYVLAPGLAMPHARPEEGAKAHGLSLLKLQHGVSFNAGEFDPVDLIIMLAAADKHSHIEMIATLAELFSSDQDLAELHQATTREEIENIIQRF, encoded by the coding sequence GTGCTGGAAACATGGCTTAACGGTCCCACCATTCAACGCCGCGAACGGGTTGATGACTGGCAACAGGCGCTGGCGATCTGCGCGCAGCCGCTGCTGGATGCAGGGGTCATCACGGCGGATTACGTACCGGCCATCATCAGCCAGCAGCAGGCGCTGGGGGCATATTACGTGCTGGCGCCAGGGCTGGCGATGCCCCACGCCCGGCCGGAAGAGGGGGCAAAGGCGCACGGCTTATCACTGTTGAAACTACAGCACGGTGTTTCATTTAACGCCGGGGAATTCGATCCGGTGGATCTGATTATTATGCTCGCGGCAGCCGATAAGCACAGTCACATTGAGATGATCGCCACCCTCGCGGAATTATTTTCCAGCGATCAGGACTTAGCAGAATTACATCAGGCAACCACCCGGGAGGAAATAGAAAACATTATTCAACGCTTTTAG